The segment aatatccataattaatttatacatattcataAATTAATAGTCTTTCTAAATTGCTGACAGTAAAGTCACTTTAAGAAGTTTTTATCTATGTTTATTATTCTGATTTACgaaaatgtatcattttctgatattgacCTATActttaaagttttgttttttgtatatCTAACATCTTAAAATAGGGTGGTgatatacacattttctttggtcataaattaaatcaaactatattgagtggacattaaTACAATTTtcccactttcaaccattaatattggtAAGTCACATAAGGGTGGAGCTacattaaggtaactccatactcgcagttttatctgatacaagtttgaaaagtgtatttatttccattcattagagttaaaactaacaaattatcaaataaaatgcataggtcatcacactttttaagatgcgagacatagttactgcccttggattcaatattttgaagcgtatcattgattattcatctgtaaattagacttttgaaatagtttatttttaacaagattttttttttacaataactatcggaaaagactccaaaaaagtttatgttcctatcatgcataaatataaataaatcattgattttgcaaactctgatgacatcacaggagggtggaattactttaactaTATGTAATTGTGATATTCATCGTCATATTTAAACGTATTTCTAATTATTCGTTTTATTTCAGGTTttcatttaatagttttaataaaacataGCCCTCAGACTGATGGTAGTTGTCTCGTCGGTTGCAAATACATTGTGATTCGGAAACAAGATACACACATATTTAATTCCGTTTCCTTCTAGTAATAATGTGTATCACCTATGCATATACCACACCCTCATGTCATTAACACAATGAAGTATATGAGAATGTATAAAAGGAGAAAAATCACGTCTGTTCCCTTCAAGGGTTGCGCCGAGAGTGCAGTCCCTGGGTTAGTAAAAGCGGGAAAGTGAGGGAGTATTAGAAACCGGTTAAACAAGTATAGGGGAGTCACACATGGTCTGTCACACGTCAGcgcagaaataaaaacacatttacaCATATGCAACATTGAGAAATTAAttattaatgataatttatttacagaggTTACATATTGATAACTATAATACAGATATATTGTAACTTTCAAAACAAGTGTACTGTGGGAGCCCAGCCCATTAGCATGTCTGCTATTTAGAGAGAAATATCTTGTTAATTATGAAATGTCTAAAGAATGGTCTCTATGTGTGAAAGGAGATGATCTGCAGCAATGCAAATTAAGTGTTACTGACACAAACAATGACAAACACATCAATTTGCATTTTCCATTATTAGACCCCCCACAACTGGGTGCAGAGTGATCAACTTGCCCCTTTGTTCAGCCTTGTGTACAAAGGCAAAGCTAAATATCTCATATCCAACTTTCATCAAACCTGCAGGAATAGAGATATTTTTCAAGGTTACaagtgaaaggtcaaggtcacaggaaggtaaataataaaaaatatattattagtTACATCAATTTTTATTATAGACTTACAGAAATGGTACTTTATATAGTGAACATGTTTTATAGGTTTCCAAGGTTTTATGTGAATGGTCAAGGTCAATGAAAGGGATTTCTGAATGTTTTTGACAAAATCTTTATGTGTTGTAgggggtcagattgcataatcatacctatgtgatacatatgttcttgtatttttgtttttgactcattctgacccccactagctattctgttatataactttgtcattttcaaaataaatgacatcttttcaattcacatcactgtcatgttttcactgcctttatcaagtaacaagcaAATTAGGCTACTTGGCAAGTCATATTAACTAAGGCACATAAATATGTAATTATGGTAGATAATGACTTTTATGTAACGTGTTAATTGGGTATGTTCTATGTGTATATTTTGGATAGGTAAATTATGGTAAATATATGTTTTGTATAACATGTtagatttgtttatttcacGTTTGATGGATGTTGGGTATGGAAAATTTTCTGTTTGAGGCCCCTCCTTTTTGGGATGCCTTATATTGGTATGTTTCTTATCATCGCTGTCTTTTAGGGCCCCGTACTTAGCATATTACATGGATGATTTTAGGGCCCCGTACTTAGCATATTACATGGATGACCAATCACAGTGCGCCGTTAGGACACCTTAGCATCTCTATGTGGGGCTTTGACAATTGTTGTCAGTGTATATTCTAGTGCCCAATGACCAAATCAGTGTGGTATCCACCAAAGTTGAATCAACATTCTAATAGGTATCATGGTGCAAAAATCCTGGGATCTCTGAGGACAGGGGCCATTAAGCTCTTTTGATTGCAAGGTTTCTTGCAAACACAGTATGGATATTTGTTGGCCTTATCAAAGTTTGTTTTTCCGTTGGAACATGGAGCAGTGTTCTTGTGAAATTCATAGTGGCATAGTTCATTGAACAGTTTTGTATGGTCCAGTAGTTATTTTATACTGCCACTTAAAACTGAGTTCCTGCATTTCCAAATTATTTCTTGATATCTGCTACAGATCATATACAGACTGTTTTGAGTCAGTTTCATAAATCTCTGTAAATGATCAACAGTTTGCAGGGAATTCAATCATATGATACCGGTTGATAACTTAATCATAACTTTATaagcaaaatttaaaaaactaGTTATATCGACATTAAACCATTTATTCtggttaattcaataaaaattcattttattaaatatgGACCTGTATTTCTAGAATTGTACAGATACATATACTGTTCAACCAAAGATTAATTAATCCAAATAACATATTACACAATCGTGTCAAACACTGTTATGTATGAATAATTCCAATTTGCTTTCCAGATTTGGAGTATATCTGACTTCATGGATAAGGCTTGGATTGATAAAACTGTTATACTATGACAACATATAATTTCACTTATACATGAAGAATGACAATGGTTATTCTGGCTGAAATACAGTTtcaaagtttgatgtttttatttttcattcttatACCAATATCAAAGGAAGAAATGTATAAAATAGAGGTTATTTCATTCAGTAAAACAATACCTCTTTGAGGTCTTCAAGTTGCTGTAAACAGCCATTACAGTTTCTGAATTCAAAAGGCTTTGCAATTGTTTAActaattttaaattaaataccCTATGACCATATTCTATAACCATCTGCATAGATTTCACTGGAAAATTTTCTCACTGTATGGCAATATTCCTTAAAGTAAAAGAACAGTGTGGTACTTGAATAATACTTAGTTTTAAATGTAACCATAATAATACTTTTgttattaatactaaattgataAGACATATTAATTTTACCATTTACACCTTAACAGACATAGAAGTTAGATATTGACAAATTCTTCAAAAGTTCAATATTATGCACCATCATTGTCAAAATGTCCAAGGATGCACCTTTAAACATCCATCGGTAGACTGATGCTCACTACAAGAATTCACAGTTGATAATATACAGTCATCCATCCAATCTCATACAAAAGATATCtacattgaaaattttgtctTCAGCAGTGAGATCGAGCAGCTGTGACAACTAACATTCCTGTCTTGTGAATATTCAGCATGACCGATAAAGACATGAGGATCTGGTTCTTGTCATTAGAGATGAGAAGCACATTAATTTGTGGCAGCAATCATGGCCTTTGGCACAGATTGGTCAATTTTCGATGGAATGTTCTTGAACCTGGGGATaaaaaagttatgaataattttCTTGTCTAAACAACCGACCAATATAAATTTGTGAAATTGTATGTACAGGAAATGAAAAATGGTATTGTTCTGTATCTCGAGTTCCTTGCCAGATTGAAAATCTTAATGCTctcataaaagataaaaaagatTTGTCACCTATCAAATTTGACTTACTTGGTCATTTTGAAAAGCTCCTTTTCTGGAACTTTGTCAGCTTTCCTGGAGGCTGTGGTGGAGGAAACAGCAGACCGACTGGTAGCATGGGTAGAATTCATTGCAGGTCCTCGTCTTCTGCAACAAATAATGATATATCCTTAAAATGTCTGTCTGAAAGCCATACagttattttaattttgaataatctTGCTCAACTAATTTGCTTACTGTGATTGATAGACTGGCTGTCTGCTTTTGCCTATGGTTGTGTTATACTCAGACACAAGAGGCTCCTTATTCTGTGATCCCTGTGCTGCTATCATTTGCTTGTGTTTTTCTCTTAGCCTATCCTGCTTATATTCCCATTTAAGTACTTCATCATGCCATTCCTTATCATAGGCATAGGACAGCAGTTTGGTCATCTTTGCCTTCTCAACTTTATCAGAAGCTTCGGGtctataaaatcataaataaaatatatattgacaagAAAAAAGAGTTATGCAAGGTCTAAATTAAGGAGAGAAAAAGCAACTCTACATCATATGAAAACACAAAAATGCTTACAGAGGTAAATATTTCAATCTGGCTTGGCCCTCTCCTGTTGCCGCCATTTTGGCAGATGCCACTTGTTGGGAGGTTTTCATTCCAGCAGGTGCTGGGGGAGCTTTCTTTATTCTCAATGGCTTACCACTACGCACTCCATATCCAGGTTTTATCACCTCTGGAAGTTTGACAGTTTTATCTGTAACCCCCTTCCCATCTCGCTCAAAAGCTGACACATTATCAAAACCAAAGGGTGCTCTTCTTGGCCGTTCATACACATCTGACTGAGCATCTGGATTAAACAcatcatggtacatgtattctGGCACTGTGAATTGGTATGGtctaaaatgaatgaaaaatttcatTTAGTCAAGTCATACAAAATACAAACTCCTTTCACAGTACATCCATATTCCTCAACTAGTGTAATAGAATATGCACACAGAACTATATGGGCACTTATAAGTCTTGTTTTAGTGGTATTGTATTTTGGCCACTGCAATGCTGACATAATTTACGTTAAAATGGAAATCTCTACTTATGATCCATATCACAGAACACAACAgcattaaaggggcattagctgtcattttgtctgcaacaaaaattgaatttaatgaaaatttcttcaatatttcagtaataacactagtatttaatttcaaacactttttaacctctAAGCAGACacataaatatgtaattttggtgattaaataattattgttttgtaagacaataattcttccttatatatttctttacactaaaaccgactatctaacgtagttttactAGATTTCTCTTGATtgttgtacaaaataaatgtttttattagtcgtGCATTAATCTACATTCCTATGCCACTGAGAGATTTTGAGGAAAaaaaggttgccatcacttttACAGCTAATGCCCTTTAATTTATAAATGTGTCAAATAGGAGCAAATAGTGCATAGCTCCCATTGCACtgaatttaaatatacatgtacactaaaaTACAATTTGAAATCATGTACATTTGAGGGACACATTAGTTTGATTCCCAgataaaatcatcaaaataaaattcaaagcTCAATCTACTCTGAGTTTGCTTTTTCTTCCTCTGCTTCTAATCTGTTGTCCTCCAAATAAAACCACTCATTCCTAGGATAAGACACAGGCTGCCTTTCCTTCATGTTAGGGTTCTCCTTAAATTGCaacaaatctaaaaaaaatttaaaaaaaattatcacatttttgttgcatttaatgtgtatgtaaaaaatatacatgtacattatttgttgaaatccTCAAATTTGTACTGAACTTCTTTATGAATGTGAGTCACTCAGCATAAAACAATGTGGAGAGTTACATTGAAATGTAATATTACAACTCCCGACTTACTTTGTCTGCCACCAGATTTTGCCAGACGGACATACTTTGTGTCTGTATCTCTGAACACCGATTTCTGACACTCCTCCTCAGGAGGAAGGTCATAGTTCAGACCAGGGATCTGAGATGCAACAGGAACAGGCATTGGTTCCGTATTGTGTGCCTGTCTCTTAGCTGGAGCATGGTAAAACCAGCCTAAAGAGAAAAGGTGCCCAAAAATTGTAATTTACATACatctatataataaaatgtaataaatcttGGACTTGTCTATTAGATTCAACACGTTTTGATTTGATACTTGAGATCTCTACCATAAATACATTCAGTAGAAGGCTTAAACTTgggaaatgttattttatttcatatgcttgtaatatttattcaaatattgtttttgcCCACCATAGGCCTtctaaatgtaaataaaacatgattCTATTCTATCAAATGGTGTAAGGATGCATTGATATTGTCCACTATTAGTTAAGGGAATCGAAGGCCTACAGAAGTATAGAAAgagatagaatttttttttcaattgttttaaaatgatcAGGACATGTGGTCATCTAGCATATTTTTCTGTAGCCAGAAGTATTGTGTCGATCACAACATTAAACAATGAATTTACTCAAGATTATTGACTGGAACATTCAGACTCTAGAGGCCTacagaatttcattttcaaagtatAAATATCATCGGACTCTAGTCTAATTcttataggcctacatgtacgTTACCCTGCTGAGAACAAATGCGATATTACCTAGAAAACATTGTCACAGTATAGTCTAAAGATAGTGCTTCACAAACATGGCATAATACAACATAGAGTTTATATAGATTGTacacaatcaaattaaaaagCGTAAAACTTACCGCattctttcaaatttttatttgtGGCCATTGCAAATATGCAACTGCTGTTTTATCAATGTAAACACATATGGCCGATATGTAAACGTCGTTATGGAAACGATATTTCAGGCCTCTGTTTTTCGAACCCGACTTATATGTTATGAAAATTAGCTTCCGGTGTAAACAAATACCACGTGGTACATCTGCAACTTTCCAGGTTCATGTTTCTTATACAGATAGttaatatcatattttgtattacaTGTGGCTACTCTGAAAATCACCACCACTGCGTACAAACAAAATCTACTGATGAAAGTTGTGATGCTTTAAAAACCACGGAACCATCGATGGCGTTAGTTCCATATAATCCCAACAATGATGTTCTGGCCGTTTTTAACAAGCCAGAACGAGTGTTCCGTTTTGTTGAAAAGGAATTGAAAATACCACAGGACTGGAATAATTTG is part of the Ostrea edulis chromosome 2, xbOstEdul1.1, whole genome shotgun sequence genome and harbors:
- the LOC125680439 gene encoding uncharacterized protein C7orf57 homolog, translating into MATNKNLKECGWFYHAPAKRQAHNTEPMPVPVASQIPGLNYDLPPEEECQKSVFRDTDTKYVRLAKSGGRQNLLQFKENPNMKERQPVSYPRNEWFYLEDNRLEAEEEKANSEPYQFTVPEYMYHDVFNPDAQSDVYERPRRAPFGFDNVSAFERDGKGVTDKTVKLPEVIKPGYGVRSGKPLRIKKAPPAPAGMKTSQQVASAKMAATGEGQARLKYLPLPEASDKVEKAKMTKLLSYAYDKEWHDEVLKWEYKQDRLREKHKQMIAAQGSQNKEPLVSEYNTTIGKSRQPVYQSQRRGPAMNSTHATSRSAVSSTTASRKADKVPEKELFKMTKFKNIPSKIDQSVPKAMIAATN